A single genomic interval of Nitrospiria bacterium harbors:
- a CDS encoding FG-GAP-like repeat-containing protein, with the protein MVAGCGSGGGGGGDDTTTTTTTPTTTLPDTTPPSAINDIFHVPGTRGTITWTAPGDDGNVGTASSYDVRIWDQPIDNDLDFNNASLVLNAPSPNPAPTKEQLTIPGLDIGKTYYVAIKTTDSSGNSSALSTSFSFISSQKSLKRSGKKNLDRFGHSIAKAGDINGDGIPDFIVGAPTNETSGFGSINVFFGDTDIKSTPNIKLESSNSGEQFGFSVAGVGDVNGDGCDDIIVGANKFDENPLTNSGVVYIYYGSGGGSCPTGIGENSPPDFPPSVTIKGVSDNGEFGYAVAALGDINNDNISDFIVGAPFTNSNQGKAYVFFGNNSSLSQLISTDAGLILSGDNPGDLFGFSVSGNGDIDGDGVGDLVIGADKRENAFKGGSAYVFYGAMLPLLTDSGTALDADVEFSRVLLTTDQFGWVVAITGDMNGDSKSDVVVGAPLPDTIPGRVYVFYSGPGFVSKNAFEADVTLFGTLNDDRFGEAIADAGDINLDGFSDLIVGASQGNPSSIPNNGMAYIFYGGPNLIGNINATDLGVLSIQGENSLDQFGRSVIGIGDTNGDGYDEIAIGARLNDQDVEINDDTGAIYILR; encoded by the coding sequence ATGGTTGCTGGCTGCGGAAGCGGAGGGGGAGGTGGGGGAGATGACACAACAACCACAACGACTACTCCTACCACCACCCTTCCCGATACCACGCCTCCCTCAGCCATTAATGATATTTTCCATGTTCCCGGAACGAGGGGAACCATTACATGGACCGCTCCGGGGGATGATGGAAATGTTGGGACTGCCTCCAGTTATGATGTGCGTATTTGGGATCAGCCCATCGACAACGATTTGGATTTTAATAATGCGAGCCTAGTTTTAAATGCCCCTTCTCCCAACCCAGCGCCAACAAAAGAACAACTCACCATTCCCGGATTGGATATTGGAAAGACCTATTACGTTGCCATAAAAACCACCGATTCCTCAGGAAATTCCTCTGCTCTTTCAACCTCTTTTTCTTTTATCTCCTCACAGAAATCGTTGAAAAGAAGTGGAAAGAAAAATTTAGATCGGTTTGGCCATTCTATTGCGAAGGCTGGAGATATAAATGGAGATGGTATTCCAGATTTTATAGTGGGTGCCCCCACCAATGAGACATCGGGCTTTGGGTCTATTAATGTGTTTTTTGGGGACACTGATATTAAATCTACTCCGAATATTAAATTAGAAAGCTCGAATTCTGGAGAACAGTTTGGTTTTTCGGTTGCAGGCGTGGGTGATGTAAATGGGGATGGTTGTGATGATATTATTGTTGGGGCAAATAAATTTGATGAAAATCCCTTAACGAATAGTGGGGTTGTTTATATTTACTATGGAAGTGGAGGAGGTTCCTGTCCAACAGGAATAGGTGAGAATTCACCTCCCGATTTTCCCCCCAGTGTAACCATAAAAGGGGTTTCAGATAATGGGGAGTTTGGTTACGCCGTTGCAGCTTTAGGAGATATTAATAATGATAATATCTCCGATTTTATTGTGGGAGCTCCCTTTACCAATTCTAATCAAGGGAAGGCATATGTTTTTTTTGGAAATAATTCCTCTCTCTCACAACTGATTTCGACGGATGCAGGTCTTATCTTAAGTGGTGACAATCCGGGTGATCTCTTTGGTTTTTCTGTCAGTGGGAATGGCGATATAGATGGAGATGGGGTTGGGGATTTGGTAATAGGAGCTGATAAACGTGAAAATGCTTTTAAGGGTGGGTCTGCTTATGTTTTTTACGGGGCAATGTTACCACTTTTAACTGATAGCGGCACCGCTTTGGATGCCGATGTTGAATTTTCAAGGGTTTTACTAACCACTGATCAATTTGGATGGGTTGTTGCCATAACCGGTGATATGAATGGGGATTCCAAAAGTGATGTCGTTGTTGGGGCTCCTTTACCGGATACGATTCCCGGAAGGGTTTATGTTTTCTATAGCGGTCCAGGGTTTGTTTCAAAAAATGCATTTGAAGCGGATGTGACCTTGTTTGGAACTTTAAACGATGATAGGTTTGGTGAAGCCATTGCAGATGCGGGGGATATAAACCTGGATGGGTTCTCGGATTTAATCGTAGGTGCTTCACAAGGAAACCCTTCCAGTATTCCAAACAATGGAATGGCATACATTTTTTATGGGGGACCAAACCTAATTGGAAATATTAACGCTACGGATTTGGGTGTGCTTTCAATCCAAGGGGAAAATTCTTTAGATCAATTTGGGCGGTCGGTAATAGGAATTGGGGATACCAATGGTGATGGGTATGATGAGATAGCCATTGGGGCCCGTTTAAATGATCAAGATGTAGAAATTAATGATGATACAGGGGCGATCTATATCCTTCGCTAA